The sequence AACAAGTGGCGGGCCATGCGCCACGGCCACGACGCCGAGTTCGTGACACGTGCGGGCGACGACACCATCTCGCTGGCGGCCTTCGTCGACCGGGAGAGCGACCGCCTCGGCGTCGACGGGCTCCGTGCCATCCTCGACGCCCCGAGCGGCGCGGCCACCCAGCGGCGGATCCACGACGCCGACGGCGCCGACGCGCTCCGTGAATCCCTGCTCCTGCCGTCGCCGTAATCGGAGCAAGCCTTTTACCCGCCGCGATCTGACCTTTTGGAGAGAACACATGTCCGACGACAACGACTCCGACCGGTTCGACGCGGACGACGAGGAGGACGTCTCGGCGCGCGAGCGACTGGAGGCCGAGGCCGACCGCGCCGTGACGGAGTTCGACGAGGGCATCGTCGACCTGCTGGCGTGGGTGCTGGATACGGAGACCCGCGCTCGCATCTACGTGTATCTCCGGCAGCACCCCGATTCGACGAGCGAGGAAGTCGCCGAAGGGACTGGACTCTACCCCAGCACGGTCCGGGAGGCGCTGGCCCAACTCCACGAGGAAGGCACCGTCGAGCGACACAAACGCGAGAGCGCCGGCGCCGGCAACAACCCCTACGAGTACGAGGCCATCGCGCCGAGCGATCTGGTCCGGGGTGTCGTCGGTCAGGTTCAGGACCAGTTGAACGCCGTGTTCAACCTCGACCGGGAACTGGACGCGGACGCCGACGGCACCGAGTCCGACCCCGTTCGGATCACCGTCGACGGCGAGGAGTGATCCGCCCAGTGTCGAGCCGACCTTTTTAAGTCACGCCGAATCGTGGCACCGGATATGCAGGTCGCGCTTGGCGGGACGTTCGACCCCATACACGACGGACACCGAGCGCTGTTCGAGCGCGCGTTCGAGCTCGGCGATGTCACCGTCGGTCTCACCAGTGACGACCTCGCGTCCGAGACGCGGCACGAACCGCGGCGGGTCCGACCCTTCGCCGAGCGCAAAGCGGATCTGGAACTCGAACTCGAACCGCTCGCGTCGGCCCACGACCGCGAGTACGCGATCCGACGACTCGACGAGCCGACGGGCATCGCGACCGATCCGACGTACGACGCCATCGTCGTCTCGCCGGAGACGCGTGACGGCGCCGAGAAGATCAACGAGATCCGCGCCGAGCGCGGCGTGGACCCGCTCCGCGTCGAAGTCGTCGATCACGTCCCCGCCGAGGACGGCGAACGCATCTCCTCGACGCGGATCGCCCGGGGCGAGATCGACCGCCACGGCAACCTCACGCCCGAGCGCACTCCGGAGACGGAGTAGTAGGAATCATCGGACATCATCATATGCGGTTTATTGTAAGTCAGTTCCGGTGGTTCGTCGGGACGGTCCGGCGAGAATCTCTGGACAGTTACGATCATCCCTAGAGGTCACCACTCCGGCGCGCGGAACCCTGACTCCTCCAGCAACGCCTTCCAGCGCTGCTGGACGCTCAAGCGCGTCACGTCCATCGCCGCCGCGGCGGCGCCCTGTGACCGCTCGTCGCCGGCGATCAACGCGCCGGCATAGAGGCTCGCGGCCGCCACGGCGGGTTTCGATCGCTCCTCGTCCGGGACGTTCGACAGGAACAGATCGACGGCGTTTGACCGCGCCTCGGCGCCCAGTTCGAGGCTGTCCGCGGCGCGGGTCAGGCGGGCAACCCACTCCTCGTTGTCGATACGGTCCCGCGCCCGATACATGGGTGATGGTTCGGCTGCGTGGTATTTATACTGTGTCCCGAGCAGGAGCGCATTCGTGGAACGACAGAGAGAGCGCCTCGGAGGAGTCTACGCATCGCACATAGTGAGATAGTTACCGAACGGCGAGAATTAGAG comes from Haloplanus sp. XH21 and encodes:
- a CDS encoding phosphopantetheine adenylyltransferase, whose protein sequence is MQVALGGTFDPIHDGHRALFERAFELGDVTVGLTSDDLASETRHEPRRVRPFAERKADLELELEPLASAHDREYAIRRLDEPTGIATDPTYDAIVVSPETRDGAEKINEIRAERGVDPLRVEVVDHVPAEDGERISSTRIARGEIDRHGNLTPERTPETE
- a CDS encoding winged helix-turn-helix domain-containing protein, which gives rise to MSDDNDSDRFDADDEEDVSARERLEAEADRAVTEFDEGIVDLLAWVLDTETRARIYVYLRQHPDSTSEEVAEGTGLYPSTVREALAQLHEEGTVERHKRESAGAGNNPYEYEAIAPSDLVRGVVGQVQDQLNAVFNLDRELDADADGTESDPVRITVDGEE
- a CDS encoding transcription initiation factor IIB family protein, with the translated sequence MYRARDRIDNEEWVARLTRAADSLELGAEARSNAVDLFLSNVPDEERSKPAVAAASLYAGALIAGDERSQGAAAAAMDVTRLSVQQRWKALLEESGFRAPEW